From Phenylobacterium montanum, the proteins below share one genomic window:
- the glcF gene encoding glycolate oxidase subunit GlcF, protein MRTNFSDAQLADADTRESEQILRNCVHCGFCQATCPTYTLLGDELDSPRGRIYLIKDMLETGRPAGPREAKHIDRCLSCLSCMTTCPSGVHYGHLVDHARAWIEQTYKRPRSERLVRSMLAWLMPRRGAFRLAARLGGLARPFAGLLPGPLQTMARLAPAKVAGPAAVDRPQVFLAKGQRRMRVAMLSGCVQPVLSPEINAATIRLLTRHGCEVVVARGVGCCGALPHHLGKTDPALVMARANIDAWTRELDGAGLDAVVVNASGCGVVVKDYGHMLREDPAYAAKAARIAALARDPAEILTELGLMSPTAQIGLSIAYHPACSMQHGQKIRDEPKALLRAAGFEVREIRDAHLCCGSAGTYNILQPEIAGQLREQKAGHIRATGADLVASGNIGCITHLSGAAGRPVVHTVELLDWATGGPKPAALAGRSTI, encoded by the coding sequence ATGCGCACCAATTTCAGCGACGCTCAGCTGGCCGACGCCGACACCCGCGAGAGCGAGCAGATCCTGAGGAACTGCGTCCACTGCGGCTTCTGCCAGGCCACCTGCCCGACCTACACCCTGCTTGGCGACGAACTCGACAGTCCCCGCGGCCGCATCTACCTGATCAAGGACATGCTGGAGACAGGCCGCCCGGCCGGCCCGCGCGAGGCCAAGCACATCGACCGGTGCCTCTCATGCCTCTCCTGCATGACCACCTGTCCTTCCGGCGTCCACTACGGCCACCTGGTCGACCACGCCCGCGCCTGGATTGAACAGACCTACAAGCGGCCCCGGTCGGAGCGGTTGGTGCGGTCAATGCTGGCCTGGCTGATGCCCCGCCGCGGCGCTTTCCGCCTCGCTGCGCGCCTGGGCGGGCTGGCGCGGCCCTTCGCCGGCCTGCTGCCCGGCCCGCTGCAGACCATGGCCCGGCTCGCCCCCGCGAAGGTCGCCGGACCCGCCGCCGTCGACCGGCCGCAGGTGTTTCTCGCCAAGGGCCAGCGCCGGATGCGGGTCGCGATGCTGTCGGGCTGCGTCCAGCCGGTGCTCTCTCCTGAGATCAACGCCGCCACCATACGCCTCCTGACCCGCCACGGCTGCGAAGTGGTGGTCGCCCGCGGCGTAGGGTGCTGCGGAGCCCTGCCGCACCACCTCGGCAAGACCGATCCGGCGCTCGTCATGGCGCGCGCCAATATCGACGCCTGGACCCGCGAGCTGGACGGCGCCGGCCTCGATGCGGTGGTGGTCAACGCCTCCGGCTGCGGCGTGGTGGTCAAGGACTACGGCCACATGCTGCGCGAAGACCCCGCCTACGCCGCCAAGGCCGCCCGCATCGCCGCCCTGGCCCGCGATCCAGCGGAAATTCTTACCGAGCTCGGCCTGATGAGCCCGACCGCCCAAATCGGCCTGAGCATCGCCTACCACCCGGCCTGTTCGATGCAGCACGGCCAGAAGATCCGCGACGAGCCCAAGGCTCTGCTGCGCGCCGCAGGCTTCGAAGTGCGCGAAATCCGCGACGCCCACCTCTGCTGCGGCTCGGCCGGGACCTACAACATCCTGCAGCCCGAGATCGCCGGCCAATTGCGCGAGCAGAAGGCCGGCCACATCCGGGCGACCGGCGCCGACCTCGTAGCCAGTGGCAATATCGGCTGCATCACCCATCTTTCCGGTGCGGCGGGCCGCCCGGTCGTCCACACGGTCGAACTGCTCGACTGGGCGACCGGTGGGCCAAAGCCCGCCGCCCTCGCAGGCCGCTCCACGATCTGA
- a CDS encoding FAD-linked oxidase C-terminal domain-containing protein — MRAMPLDTEVLGRRGEIATALRRLIAADSVIEDAVGLKPYETDALTAYQQPPLVVALPSNTAEVSAVLSYCHANGVKVVPRGAGTSLSGGALGLADGVTVGLSKLNRILKIDYENRVVVAQPGVTNLAISHAVAERGFYYAPDPSSQIACTIGGNVAENSGGVHCLKYGMTTNNILGLEMVLITGEVIRLGGAHLDAGGYDLLGLMTGSEGLLGIVTEVTVRILPKPSHVRAMLLGFSSCEAGGECVARVIGAGIIPAGMEMMDHLSTNASEDFIHAGYPRDVEALLIVELDGPESEVAETIARIRAIAEGCGAIYASESNSDEERLRFWAGRKAAFPALGSISPDYYCMDGTIPRRRLPEVMKRIAELSDRYGLRVANVFHAGDGNLHPLILYDANRPGELDMAEAFGDEILKLCVEVGGVLTGEHGVGVEKRDLMGAMFNQADLDQQMRVKCAFDPKHLLNPGKVFPELKRCAELGRVHVHRGQVRFPELPRF; from the coding sequence ATGAGGGCGATGCCCCTCGATACCGAAGTCTTAGGGCGCCGCGGCGAGATCGCCACAGCCTTGCGCAGGCTGATCGCGGCCGACAGCGTTATCGAAGATGCGGTGGGCCTGAAGCCCTACGAGACCGACGCCCTGACCGCCTATCAGCAGCCGCCCCTGGTCGTGGCCCTGCCGTCCAACACGGCCGAGGTTTCGGCGGTGCTCAGCTATTGCCACGCCAATGGGGTCAAGGTGGTGCCGCGCGGCGCCGGGACCTCGCTTTCGGGCGGGGCGCTGGGCCTGGCCGACGGGGTCACGGTGGGCCTGTCCAAGCTGAACCGGATCCTGAAGATTGACTACGAGAATCGGGTGGTAGTCGCCCAGCCGGGGGTGACCAACCTCGCCATCAGCCATGCGGTGGCCGAGCGCGGTTTTTATTACGCCCCCGACCCCTCCAGCCAGATCGCCTGCACCATCGGCGGCAATGTGGCGGAGAACTCCGGCGGGGTGCACTGCCTGAAATACGGCATGACCACCAACAACATCCTGGGCCTGGAGATGGTCCTGATCACCGGCGAGGTGATCCGGCTCGGTGGCGCGCACCTGGACGCCGGCGGCTACGACCTTTTGGGCCTGATGACCGGGTCGGAAGGGCTGCTGGGTATCGTCACCGAGGTCACGGTGCGCATTCTGCCGAAGCCCAGCCATGTGCGGGCCATGCTGCTGGGCTTTTCCTCCTGCGAGGCGGGCGGCGAATGCGTGGCCCGGGTGATCGGCGCCGGGATCATTCCCGCCGGCATGGAGATGATGGACCATCTCTCCACCAACGCCTCCGAGGACTTCATCCACGCCGGCTATCCCCGCGACGTCGAGGCCCTGCTGATCGTCGAGCTGGATGGGCCGGAGAGCGAAGTCGCCGAGACTATCGCCCGCATCCGCGCCATCGCCGAAGGGTGCGGCGCGATCTACGCCTCCGAAAGCAACAGCGACGAGGAACGGCTGCGCTTCTGGGCGGGGCGCAAGGCGGCGTTCCCGGCGCTGGGCAGCATCTCGCCGGATTATTACTGCATGGACGGGACCATTCCTCGCCGCCGCCTGCCGGAGGTGATGAAGCGGATCGCCGAGCTATCGGACCGCTACGGCCTGCGCGTGGCCAACGTGTTCCACGCCGGCGACGGCAACCTGCACCCGCTGATCCTGTACGACGCCAACAGGCCAGGCGAACTGGACATGGCCGAGGCCTTCGGCGACGAGATCCTCAAGCTCTGCGTCGAGGTCGGCGGGGTGCTGACCGGCGAGCACGGCGTCGGGGTGGAGAAGCGCGACCTGATGGGGGCCATGTTCAACCAGGCCGACCTTGACCAGCAGATGCGGGTCAAGTGCGCCTTCGACCCCAAGCACCTGCTCAACCCCGGCAAGGTGTTCCCTGAACTGAAGCGCTGCGCCGAACTCGGCCGGGTGCATGTGCACCGGGGTCAGGTGCGGTTTCCGGAGCTGCCGCGGTTTTGA
- the ada gene encoding bifunctional DNA-binding transcriptional regulator/O6-methylguanine-DNA methyltransferase Ada has product MDAMVHTMSRPADQDPRWSAIVARDKAADGSFFYSVRSTGVYCRPSCAARLANPKNVAYHLTPAAAEAAGFRPCKRCRPNEAPREQREAAMVAEVCRRIEAAETPPQLEDLARAAGLSPFHFHRVFKAVTGVTPRAYAAAHRAERVREALPRAGSVTEALYDAGFNASSRFYEAAGPMLGMTPKAWRAGGVGAEIRFAVGQCSLGAILVAQSDKGVCAILLGDDPDALVRDLQDRFPKARLVGADAAYEQWVAQVIGLVEQPQVGLDLPLDVRGTAFQQRVWSALRQIPVGETASYQAIAEKIGAPRAVRAVAQACAANSLAVAIPCHRVVRQDGDLSGYRWGVERKRALLEREAAA; this is encoded by the coding sequence ATGGACGCTATGGTCCACACGATGAGCCGTCCCGCCGACCAGGATCCCCGCTGGAGCGCAATCGTCGCCCGCGACAAGGCGGCTGATGGAAGCTTCTTCTATTCCGTCCGCTCGACGGGGGTCTATTGCCGGCCGTCCTGCGCCGCGCGCCTGGCCAATCCAAAGAACGTCGCGTACCACCTGACCCCGGCGGCGGCCGAGGCGGCGGGCTTTCGCCCCTGCAAGCGCTGCCGGCCCAACGAGGCGCCGCGCGAGCAGCGCGAGGCGGCCATGGTCGCTGAGGTCTGCCGCCGCATTGAGGCGGCCGAGACCCCGCCGCAACTGGAAGACCTCGCCCGCGCCGCGGGCCTCAGCCCGTTCCACTTCCACCGGGTGTTCAAGGCGGTCACCGGGGTGACGCCCCGCGCCTATGCCGCCGCCCACCGGGCGGAGCGGGTGCGCGAGGCCCTGCCGAGGGCCGGATCAGTGACCGAGGCCCTCTATGACGCCGGCTTCAACGCCTCCAGCCGCTTCTACGAGGCGGCGGGGCCGATGCTGGGCATGACGCCCAAGGCCTGGCGCGCCGGCGGGGTGGGGGCCGAGATCCGCTTCGCCGTCGGCCAGTGCTCCCTGGGCGCAATCCTGGTGGCGCAGTCGGACAAGGGGGTCTGCGCCATCCTGCTGGGCGACGACCCGGACGCCCTGGTGCGCGACCTGCAGGACCGCTTCCCCAAGGCGCGGCTGGTGGGCGCCGATGCGGCTTATGAACAGTGGGTCGCGCAGGTGATCGGCCTGGTGGAGCAGCCGCAGGTGGGGCTGGACCTGCCGCTGGACGTGCGCGGCACCGCCTTCCAGCAGAGGGTGTGGAGCGCCCTGCGTCAGATCCCGGTCGGCGAGACCGCCAGCTATCAGGCGATCGCCGAGAAGATCGGCGCGCCCAGGGCCGTCCGCGCCGTCGCCCAGGCCTGCGCCGCCAACAGCCTGGCGGTGGCCATCCCCTGCCACCGGGTAGTGCGGCAGGACGGCGACCTGTCCGGCTATCGCTGGGGCGTGGAGCGCAAGCGGGCGCTGCTGGAGCGGGAAGCGGCGGCTTGA
- a CDS encoding M20 family metallopeptidase: MTDTAKLAAFVDQVWDQEIIPTLTDYIRIPNKSPMFDPDWAAHGYMDRAVALFEAWARPKVEAIPGATIEVIRLDGRTPVIFAVIPGDGPTTLLYGHLDKQPEMTGWAEGFGPWEPVIKDGKLYGRGGADDGYALFGALTAIMGLREQGIAHGRCVILIEACEESGSYDLPFYVEHLAERIGQPSLVICLDSGCGNYDQLWLTTSLRGLTGGTLKVEVLEEGVHSGSASGIVPSSFRILRQLIARIEDQDTGQVRPDAFAAEIPAARVAQANKAAEALGEEVWRAMPFIPGMRPVTDDPTELLLNRTWRPQLAVTGAAGLPPIENAGNVLRPFTTAKLSLRLPPTADAEAAGDALKALLERDPPYGAKISFTPDHAGAGWNAPDLAPWLEASLERASTAAFGKPAAMIGEGGSIPFMGMLGERFPAAQFVITGVLGPHSNAHGPNEFLHIQMGKNVTACMAMILEDHVKAMG; the protein is encoded by the coding sequence ATGACCGACACCGCCAAACTCGCCGCCTTCGTGGATCAGGTCTGGGATCAGGAGATCATCCCCACCCTGACCGACTACATCCGCATCCCCAACAAGTCGCCGATGTTCGACCCTGACTGGGCTGCACACGGCTACATGGACCGGGCCGTCGCCCTGTTCGAGGCCTGGGCAAGGCCCAAGGTCGAGGCCATCCCCGGCGCCACCATCGAGGTCATACGCCTGGACGGCCGCACGCCGGTGATCTTCGCGGTCATCCCGGGCGATGGCCCGACCACCCTGCTCTACGGCCACCTTGACAAGCAGCCGGAGATGACCGGCTGGGCTGAGGGCTTCGGCCCCTGGGAGCCGGTGATCAAGGACGGCAAGCTCTATGGTCGCGGCGGGGCCGATGACGGCTACGCCCTGTTCGGCGCCCTGACCGCGATCATGGGCCTGCGCGAGCAGGGCATAGCCCACGGGCGCTGCGTGATCCTGATCGAGGCCTGTGAGGAGAGCGGCAGCTACGACCTGCCCTTCTATGTCGAGCATCTGGCGGAGCGGATCGGCCAGCCCAGTCTGGTGATCTGCCTGGATTCCGGTTGCGGCAACTATGACCAGCTGTGGCTGACCACTTCGCTGCGCGGCCTGACGGGCGGAACCCTGAAGGTCGAGGTGCTGGAGGAAGGCGTCCATTCCGGTTCGGCCTCGGGCATCGTCCCCTCCAGCTTCCGCATCCTGCGCCAGCTGATCGCCCGGATAGAGGACCAGGACACTGGCCAGGTGCGCCCCGACGCCTTCGCCGCCGAAATCCCTGCGGCACGGGTCGCCCAGGCCAACAAGGCGGCCGAGGCCCTGGGCGAGGAGGTCTGGCGCGCCATGCCCTTCATCCCAGGCATGAGGCCGGTCACCGACGACCCTACCGAGCTGTTGCTGAACCGCACCTGGCGGCCGCAGCTCGCGGTGACCGGCGCCGCCGGACTGCCGCCGATCGAGAACGCCGGCAACGTACTGCGCCCCTTCACCACGGCCAAGCTCAGCCTGCGCCTGCCGCCTACCGCCGACGCCGAGGCCGCTGGCGACGCCCTGAAGGCGCTCCTCGAACGCGACCCGCCCTATGGGGCCAAGATCAGCTTCACCCCCGACCACGCCGGCGCCGGCTGGAACGCACCGGACCTGGCGCCCTGGCTCGAAGCCTCGCTGGAGCGCGCCTCAACCGCGGCTTTCGGCAAGCCGGCGGCCATGATCGGCGAAGGCGGCAGCATCCCCTTCATGGGCATGCTGGGCGAACGCTTCCCGGCGGCGCAATTCGTCATCACCGGCGTGCTCGGCCCACACTCCAACGCCCACGGCCCCAACGAATTCCTGCACATCCAGATGGGCAAGAACGTCACTGCCTGCATGGCGATGATCCTGGAGGATCACGTCAAGGCGATGGGCT
- a CDS encoding FAD-binding protein has product MILTPSDLDSLADAVADAAEAREPIEILGGGALRAMGRPVNAPRTLSTARLDKIHFYEPDELVISLEAGVPLDLVEQTLAASGQQLAFEPPDFSRLLQTDAPRTIGGTIAANFSGPRRFQAGAARDHLLGFTAVNGRGEVVKSGGRVVKNVTGYDLSKLVAGSWGTLAVLSTVTLKVLPRLETSASLVVLGAMPEAAVRLFARALSHPLDVTGAAWLPHGPWGERPAAVLRVEGFARSVAERLDLLADLDEGAASLRLDEAESEALWRGVRDGDPLAAGEAAIWRISVPPLAGPELLAAVPDSPAYLDWAGGLAWMAVPPEPALGVGRIAAVLARHGGHASMVRAPAELRAAIDAPPALPAPLAALTARVKDAFDPLRVLNPGRLYRDL; this is encoded by the coding sequence ATGATCCTCACCCCCTCCGATCTGGACTCCCTCGCCGACGCCGTCGCCGACGCCGCAGAAGCGCGCGAGCCGATCGAAATCCTCGGCGGCGGCGCCCTGCGGGCCATGGGCCGGCCGGTGAACGCGCCGCGCACCCTCTCGACCGCCAGGCTGGACAAGATCCACTTCTATGAACCCGACGAACTGGTGATCAGCCTCGAGGCCGGTGTTCCCCTCGACCTCGTCGAGCAGACCCTCGCCGCCTCGGGCCAGCAGCTGGCTTTCGAGCCGCCGGACTTCTCCCGCCTGCTCCAAACCGACGCCCCACGCACTATTGGAGGAACGATCGCCGCCAACTTTTCCGGCCCGCGCCGCTTCCAGGCGGGCGCTGCGCGCGACCATCTCCTGGGCTTCACCGCCGTCAACGGGCGGGGCGAGGTGGTCAAATCCGGCGGGCGAGTGGTCAAGAACGTCACCGGCTACGACCTCTCCAAGCTCGTCGCCGGGTCCTGGGGTACGCTGGCGGTGCTGTCGACCGTGACCTTGAAGGTGCTGCCCAGGCTAGAGACCTCCGCCAGCCTGGTGGTCCTGGGCGCCATGCCCGAGGCGGCTGTGCGCCTGTTCGCCCGAGCCCTGTCCCATCCCCTAGATGTCACCGGCGCCGCCTGGCTGCCGCACGGCCCCTGGGGCGAGCGGCCGGCGGCGGTGCTGCGCGTGGAAGGCTTCGCCCGCTCGGTGGCCGAGCGGCTGGACCTTCTCGCCGACCTTGACGAGGGCGCGGCCAGCCTCCGGCTAGACGAGGCTGAAAGCGAGGCGCTGTGGCGCGGCGTGCGTGACGGCGACCCGCTCGCCGCGGGCGAAGCCGCAATCTGGCGGATATCCGTTCCGCCCCTGGCCGGCCCTGAACTCCTGGCCGCCGTTCCTGACTCGCCGGCCTATCTCGACTGGGCCGGCGGCCTTGCCTGGATGGCGGTCCCGCCGGAGCCCGCCCTTGGCGTCGGGCGGATCGCCGCCGTCCTCGCCCGTCACGGCGGCCACGCCAGCATGGTGCGGGCGCCGGCAGAGCTTCGCGCCGCCATCGACGCCCCTCCGGCCCTACCCGCCCCGCTGGCCGCCCTGACCGCCCGGGTCAAGGACGCCTTCGACCCTCTGCGCGTGCTCAATCCCGGCCGCCTCTACAGGGATCTCTGA
- a CDS encoding acyltransferase family protein codes for MTRVRSIQALRALAALSVVLYHACQWANAGFAIGAAGVDIFFVISGFVMWTTIQDPGLTPGRFVQRRFWRVAPAYWLVTAIVAAVALAAPNLMSKVYVTPSHALLSFAFIQHDDPSGVPFPLLPVGWSLNYEAIFYAIVAFALLAPARRRFGRIAGGLIGVMLLGIVPPISLFLLGQERLGEVFQKPFFLFANPMMMQFLAGVVIAKLRLERRLPRHGAGWGLVMTALIMFVVLSFFDLYASLWRPILWGTPAALLVAGAVSLEADGRVLANRLTDRLGEASYSLYLCHWPVVVILANTIGVARPALFVPLAFGSAVAAGLIYWRLVERPLARVRLSLKPQLAAEPAAS; via the coding sequence TTGACGCGCGTTCGCTCCATCCAGGCGCTCAGGGCGCTGGCCGCCCTGTCGGTCGTGCTCTACCACGCCTGCCAGTGGGCCAATGCCGGCTTCGCCATCGGTGCGGCGGGGGTCGACATCTTCTTCGTCATCTCTGGCTTTGTCATGTGGACCACGATCCAGGACCCGGGCCTGACGCCGGGCCGGTTCGTGCAGCGCCGCTTCTGGCGCGTGGCGCCAGCCTATTGGCTGGTCACCGCCATCGTCGCCGCCGTCGCCCTGGCCGCGCCCAACCTGATGTCCAAGGTCTATGTGACCCCCAGCCACGCCCTCCTGTCCTTCGCCTTCATCCAGCACGACGATCCCTCGGGCGTGCCGTTTCCCTTGCTGCCGGTGGGCTGGAGCCTGAACTACGAGGCGATCTTCTACGCCATCGTCGCCTTCGCGCTTTTGGCGCCCGCAAGGCGGCGGTTCGGCCGCATCGCCGGGGGGCTCATCGGGGTGATGCTGCTGGGCATCGTCCCGCCCATCTCCCTGTTCCTGCTGGGCCAGGAGCGGCTGGGCGAGGTCTTCCAGAAGCCGTTCTTCCTGTTCGCCAACCCGATGATGATGCAGTTCCTGGCCGGGGTGGTGATCGCCAAGCTGAGGCTGGAACGCCGCCTGCCGCGACACGGCGCCGGCTGGGGGCTGGTGATGACGGCGCTCATCATGTTCGTCGTCTTGTCCTTCTTCGACCTCTACGCCAGCCTCTGGCGGCCGATCCTCTGGGGGACCCCGGCGGCCCTCTTGGTCGCGGGCGCGGTCAGCCTGGAAGCGGACGGTCGGGTGCTGGCGAACCGCCTGACCGACCGCCTGGGCGAGGCGTCCTATTCGCTCTACCTCTGCCACTGGCCGGTGGTGGTGATCCTGGCCAATACGATCGGCGTGGCCCGGCCGGCCCTGTTCGTGCCCCTGGCCTTCGGAAGTGCGGTCGCCGCCGGCCTCATCTACTGGCGGCTGGTCGAACGACCGCTGGCGCGTGTGCGCCTCAGCCTGAAACCTCAGCTGGCGGCGGAGCCTGCCGCCAGCTGA